TTGATGCTGGCTAATGATTACTATGAGCAGTTTATGCGTAATACTCTGCAGCTAAATAATGGTAGAGGAGGGTTTGTTGAGGTAGGACAATATGCTGGTGTGCATGCCACTGACTGGAGTTGGGGCACTCTTATTGCTGATTTTGATAATGATTCCAGAAAAGAAGTTTTTGTGACAAACGGAGTTTATAGAGATGTCACGGACCAGGACTTTATTGATTTTTTAGCCAGTGAAGAAAACCTGGTAACTGCAATGAGGCAAGAGACAGTTGATTTTGAAAAATTGGTGGAAAAAATGCCTTCAAACCCTATCTCAAACTACATGTTCAAAAGTGATTCGCTTTTACATTTTGAAGATGTAGCAGAAGACTGGGGCTTATCCGTCCCTTCCCATTCAAATGGAGCTGCTTATGGTGATCTTGATAATGATGGTGATTTAGACCTGATAGTTAATAATGTTAACCAGGAATTATTTGTATATAGAAACAATGCCAATGAAACCAATAGCAGGAACTATCTGAAAGTAAGGTTCAAAGGGGAGAAAGGTAATGTTTTTGGTGTCGGCGCAAGAGTTGAAATCTATCATGATAACATCAGGCAGATGCTGGAAAACGTTCCTACAAAGGGGTTTCAGTCTTCTATGAATTATGAGGCTTTATTTGGTGTAGGTAGTGCTACATCAATCGATAGTGTTATAGTCTATTGGGGTCAAGGTAAGAGGCAGTTGATGATAAATGTACCAGCTAATCAGCAAATAACACTTGATGTAGCAGATGCCAGGCCATTTGGTAAAGATTCAACCCAAAGGAAATCATTGTTTAGTCAGGTTAATGTGGATTTAACCCCAAAATATAAACACATTGAAAATGGGTATGTAGACTTTGATCGTGAACGCCTCATTTATCATATGCTTTCAAAAGAAGGACCGGCCCTTGCCGTAGGTGATGTTAATAGAGATAGTCTTGATGATTTTTATATAGGTGGGGCTTTAGGACAGGCGGGAAGGCTATACATTCAAAATAGACAAGGTGGTTTTAGTGCTGCAAATATTCCAGCCTTTGAAAAGGACAAAAATTCAGAGGATGTTGATGCTATTCTATTTGATGCAAATGGTGACGGAAAGCTTGATTTATATGTAGTAAGTGGAGGGTATGAGTTTAGGGAGCATTCTATGGAATTACAAGATCGGTTATACCTGCAAAAGGGTGATGGTAGAAATATAACCTATGAAAAATCGACTGAGGGTTTACCGCGTTTATATGATATGGGCTCATGTGTGAGGGTCGGTGATTATGATAGTGATGGGGATTTAGACCTTTTTATAGGTGGTCGTGCTACTCCAGGTAATTATGGTTCTGCAGGTAGTAGTCGTATTTTACAAAATGACGGGACGGGCAAGTTTGATGATGCCACGGCAAGAGTTGCTCCCAGATTGGCAAATTTGGGGATGGTAACAGCAGGAGCTTGGGTTGATATTGATAATGATAATGATCTGGATCTTGTGGCAGTTGGAGAGTGGCTGCCTTTGACAATATTCAAGAACAATGGAGCCAACCTTGAACGTTTGTCTAATGTGCCAGGTCTTGCCAATTCTAATGGCTGGTATCAATCGGTAATCGCTTCTGATGTAAACGGTGATGGAGAGGTGGACTTATTGCTTGGGAATTGGGGACTAAACTCAAAGTTTAGCGCTTCAGTAGACCATCCGTTTACGCTATTTGTTAACGATTTTGACAATAATAAAACCGTCGATCACATATATGCATATTATGAAGGTGATAAGCAATATCCAACCGCTTTAAAGAATGACCTGATAAAGCAGTTACCTCATTTAAAGAAAAAATTCACCTATTTCAAAGATTATGCAGGAAAAACTATTCAGGAAGTTTTTAGTCAGGAAGAGCTGGAGAAGGCTGTTAAACTAGAAGTACATAATTTCCAATCAGTTATAGTCTTAAATAATGGAGATGGTTCATATAGTATCTCTCCATTACCTCAGGAAACCCAATATTCTCCTGTATTTGATATTTATGAGCAGGATTTTAATCATGATGCTATTAATGAATACCTTTTTACCGGAAACTTCTCAGGAGTAAAACCCGAGGAGGGTAAATATACAGCTAATCATGGTGTTATGCTTAATTCTGATTCCTCTGGGCTTCTGGAATTTTCAGGATTTAACATAGGGTTAAATATCAAAGGAGAAGTAAGAGCTACGCGCAGTCTGAGAACCATCGGAGAAAAGAAACTACTAATAATTGCAAAAAATGATAATGAATTGGAATTCTATACATATTAAGCACTTTTTATCAAGTGCAGTTACACTTATTATTATCAGTATTTGTAGTTGTACAAAACAGGATACCGGCTCTACTTATTTTAAATTAATGGAACCGGAAAGAACAGGTGTGAATTTTACTAATTCACTCGAGGAAACACCACAACTTAATATTTTCACCTATCTCTATTTTTACAATGGAGGAGGTGTTGCTGCAGGTGATTTAAATGGAGATGGTTTGGCGGACTTATATTTTACTTCTAACCAACATGAAAATCATCTTTATCTCAATAAGGGAAATTTTAAGTTTGAAGATATAACATCCATTTCAAAAGTTGCCGGACATAAAGGCTGGACTACAGGTGTGACAATGGCTGATGTCAATGGAGATAGCAGGCTTGATATTTATGTTAGCCAGTTGGGAGATTATCAGAATATCAGAGGTAGAAATCAACTTTATATCAATAAAGGAAATGATGAAAAAGGAAGACCTATCTTCAGTGAAGAAGCAAAAAAATATGGTCTTGATTTGGTAGGTTTTTCAACACAGGCAGCTTTTTTTGATTATGATTTGGATGGAGACCTGGATATGTACATGCTTAATCATTCAGTGCATTCAAATGGTACCTTTGGAAAATCTACTATTCGTGATGAATACCACCCTCTTGCCGGGGACAAACTCATGAGAAATGATAATGGAAAATTTGTCGATGTTACAAGAGAAAGTGGTATTTATAGCAGTGCTTTAGGTTATGGATTGGGGATAGGATTTGGTGATGTTAATTGGGATGGCTTTCCGGATATTTATATAGGCAATGATTTTCATGAAAATGACTATCTATATATCAACAATGGTGATGGTACCTTTAGTGAGCAACTGGGGAACCAGATAAATCATACAAGCCGTTTTTCTATGGGTAATGATGTGGCCGATTTTAATAATGATGGACTTCCAGATATCTTATCCCTGGATATGCTACCTGAAGATCCCGTAATGTTGAAAGCCTCAGCAGCCGAAGACCCCTTTAATATCTATAACTATAAATTGAAGTATGGTTATGGACACCAATTTGCACGAAATACACTTCAGCTTAACCTCGGGAATAATAATTTTAGTGAGATTGGTTTACTGGCCGGTGTAGCTGCTACAGATTGGAGCTGGTCAGGGCTGTTGGCAGATCTTGATCTTGATGGGTATAAGGATATATACATAGCCAATGGGATAAAGCGCAGATCTAATGACTTGGACTATATCAACTACATATCGAGTGAGGCTATTCAGCATCGTTTGGAGGGAGACATAAGCAATGAAGATTTGGCATTAATCGAACAGATGCCAGTGGTTAAAATACCCAATTACGTGTTTAAAAATAAGGGTGATCTAACGTTTAAAAATGTATCGAAAGAGTGGGGGCTTAACCAGGAATCATTTTCGAATGGAGCGGCTTATGTAGACCTTGATAATGATGGCGATCTTGACCTTGTGACAAACAATGCGGATCAACCTGCTTTTATCTACAAAAACAGTGCTGCCGATAAAAAAAATAACAACAATAACTATCTTAAAATTAGGCTAGAGGGAGAAGGGGGAAATACACAAGGTATTGGTGCTAAGGTCATTATCCCCCTGTCGAATGGACAGAAAATAGTCAATGAGGTATACACTACCAGAGGGTACCAGTCAGCAGTGCCTGCAAATATAGTAATAGGACTTGGCGATAAATCTACAGTTGATTCACTAATTGTCATTTGGCCGGATCATTCCTTCGATGTGAAACTAAAAGTTAAAGCCAATCAGGAACTCATTATAAAACAAACAGAGGCAAAAGGAAGGTATAGCTATAAGGGGCAGGAAAACCTAGCGTTACTGTCTGATATTACAGATAGTTTGAAAATTAACTACAAGCATGAAGAAAATAAATATATAGAGTTCAATAGGGAGGCTCTGATACCTCACATGTCATCTACTGAAGGTCCGAGAATCGCTGTTGGAGATGTAAATGGAGATGGAAAAGATGATTTTTTTATAGGAGGAGCGAAACGGCAGCTAGCTAAATTATTTATTCAGGCTTCAAATGGTTTCGAAGTTTCTGAACAGGCGATTTTCCGCTTGGACAGCCTTAGTGAAGATATTGGTGCTGAGTTTATTGATGTTGATAATGATAATGATCTTGATCTGGTTATAGTTAGTGGAGGTAACGAGTTTAGATCTCATGATAACCCATTACAATTGAGGCTATATACCAATGATGGAAGAGGTCAGTTTTCAAGAAAGAAGGAAGCATTTGAAAATATCTTTTTAACAGGTTCAATAGTTAAAAAATGTGATTTTGATAAAGATGGAGACCAGGATGTATTTGTAGGAGGGAGAGTTGTGCCTTGGAATTATGGCTTTACCCCTGAGAGTTTTCTACTTGTTAATGATGGAAAAGGAAACTTCTCAGATTTAACACCGCCAGGATTAAAAGAGGTAGGCATGGTTAAAGATGCTGCTTGGGCAGATATGGATGGTGATGGCTTTGATGATTTAATTGTTGTTGGAGAATGGTTCCCGGTAACTGTTTTTCTGAACAAAGATGGTCAGTTGAGTCAAAATAATGCTGTTTCAATAGAAAATTCTAATGGATGGTGGAATGCCATTCAAGTGGATGATGCTGATAGTGACGGGGATTTAGATCTTATCTGTGGTAATCTGGGTCTTAATTCTAAATTAAAAGCCTCAATAAAGGAGCCTGTTGATTTGTATGTCAAGGATTTTGATGGTAATGGAAAGGTAGATCATCTGCTTTATCATTATAAAAATGGTAAAAGATATCTTTTTGCAACTAAGGATGAATTAGGAAGCCAACTTACTGCCATAAAGAGTAAATATGTTAGCTACGCCGAGTTTGCTAAAGCCAAAAATGAAGAAATAATACCTGTGAATCAGCTTGAGGGTGCTGCTAAGTTAAGTGCGGTTGAATTTAGATCTGGTATCTTTATTAATAACGGTGATATGTCTTTCAAATTTGAGCCCTTACCTACTGAAGCTCAAATGGCTCCAATTAGTGCATTCAATCTTATTGACTACAATGCAGATGGGCAAAATGATTTGCTTGCAGGAGGTAATTATTTTGATGTGAATATTCAAAGAGGTCGATATGATGCGAGCTACGGACTTTTATTAAAAAACACTAATGGAAAATTTATTGCCGTGCCTAATGCACAGTCTGGCCTGGAAATAAAAGGACAAATTCGAGATATCAAAAAGATAAAAGTAGGAGATAGAGAGATCATCCTTGTGGCAAGAAATGATGAGTCAATAAGGGTTTTAACGCTTAAAAAATAGTGATCAATGAAAAACCTGATAGCCGTTTTAATAATCCTTCATACAATTAATGTAAACGCTCAATCCCCCGAAAAATCACCGTGGCACATTGTAGCCAAAGACATCGATCCCAATAATTACTATGGAGTTACAATAGCCAATGGTATGGTCGGCATAGTTTCCTCTCCCGAGCCCATGAAAGTCTCGGATGTGGTGCTTAATGGCGTTTATGACTACTATCAGAGAGGCAGGGTTTCCAATATCCTCAAAACCTTCAACCATGTGAACATGAACCTCGATGTAGATGGCAGAAGAGTAACTGCCGGAGGTATAAGTAACTACCGTCAGGTATTGGATATGAAAAAAGCTGTACTGACCACTACTTTTGATGTAGGTGATAAAGTAAGTGTGGAGCATACCATGATGTCGTTAAGGCATTTGCCATATACCGCACTGACAGTGGTTAAAATCAAAGCCAAAAAAGTAGTTGAAGTGGTGCCTATGAGCGTAATAGAAGCGCCAATCCATTTGGTTGATGTGAGAAATTACTACAGCGAAATAGACCGTCCTCATGTGAAAGTACCCTTGCTTACTTCCGTAGCACAAAGCCCTTCAGGCAAACACAAAGTGGCTGCCAGCAACAGTTTTATCTTCCCTGATAAACATGGCCAGGAACCAGATATTATCCATGAAGATTGGGACTACAACATGCACCTGACAAAATTTTATAAAAAGCTGAAAGCCGGTGAATCGTATGAATTTTCAATTGTCTCCTCAGCCGTTTCTAGTGAGCACTACGAAGACCCTCACAATGAAGCAGAAAGGCTGACTATCTTCGCTATGTTGGAAGGAAAAGAAAGGTTGTTGAGGCGTCATGAGGCAGCCTGGGAAGAGCTTTGGCAAAGTGACATAGTTATTGAAGGAGAGCTGCAGGTACAAAAAGATGTACGTTCGGCTCTTTATCATTTATATTCCTTTGCCCGGGAAGGTACTGCCTATAGCCTGTCACCAATGGGCTTATCGGGTTTGGGCTACAATGGCCACGTATTTTGGGATACCGAAATGTGGATGTACCCTCCTTTATTGATATTACAGCCCGAAATTGCTAAATCTTTACTCGAGTATAGGTTTCAGAGACTGGATGCTGCCAGGCAAAACGCCTTCGCCCATGGGTATGATGGAGCCATGTATCCGTGGGAGTCATCTGATGACGGTTCGGAAGACACACCTGTATGGGCTTTGACAGGTCCCTTTCAGCATCATATCAGTGGCGATGTTGGCTGGGCTTTCTGGAAATACTACCAGGTTACCCGTGACAAGGAGTGGCTCAGGACAAGGGGCTATCCCGTGCTGAAAGAAGTGGCTGATTTCTGGACCAGCAGGGTGGAAAGAAACGGGCCGGGGCAGTATGACATTAAAAATGTGATCGGGGCGAATGAGTGGCAGGAAAATATCGACAACAATGCCTTTACCAACGGTATGGCCAAAGTGACCCTCAGGTATGCAACGGAGGCGGCAAAAGCCCTTGGTGTCCAACCCGATCCGGACTGGATGCATGTGGCAGAGAATATCCCTCTTTTGCAATTTCCCGATGGGACTACAAAGGAAAATGCAACTTACAATGGTGAAACGATTAAGCAGGCTGATGTTAATTTACTTGCCTTTCCGCTTGATGTAATTTCGGATGAAGCACAGATAAGAAAGGATTTGAAGTACTATGAACCAAGGATGGCCGCTGACGGACCGGCAATGGGACAGTCCGTGCTGGCAGCACTTTATGCCAGGCTGGGGGATATGGACAAAGCCTATGAGCTTTTTCTGAAAAGCTACAGGCCGAATGAAGTACCGCCATTTGGTGTTATTTCAGAGACAGCAGGCGGTACGAACCCTTACTTTGCCACCGGAGCCGGAGGCATGCTTCAGGCAGTACTTTCCGGATTTGGCGGTTTGGAAATAACGGATGAAGGTATAGAGCAAAAGGATAAGCACGTACCTAAACAATGGAAATCCCTGGAAATAAAAGGGTGGAAGTAAAGAAACAATGGTTCAAGTCTTTAGCGCAGCGGTGACTCGGACCTTACACTAACGAAGTCTTCTGACTTCAGCTAAGATTTAAAATAAAGAAGTTATGTTTAAAAAGTATTTTTTGGTCTTAATGATGATCGTGGCAGTTTCCTGTCGTGATTCGAAGCAGGATGTATCTATTGAAGCAGACAAGCTTCACGATTCTATGCAGTTACTTAGTGATGTTATCGTCCATGATATCTTTTCGCCACCCGTTGCAAGCCGGATCTATGCCTATACAAGCATAACAGCGTATGAAATTTTGGCCCAAAATGATTCGAGCTACCGATCATTGGCGGGCCAGCTTAATGGTCTGGAAAGCATACCGGAACCTACAGCAGTAGTTGACTATGATGTAGCTGCTGTTGAGGGGTTTCTTTTAGCATCCAGAAAGCTGATCTTTTCAGAAGATAAGATCGAAGAGTATCGTCAGCAATGGCATAAGGAACTGCTTGATATGGGACTGGATAAGGCTATTTATGATAACTCATTAGCCTATGCCCAGCAGGTTGTAGATCATATTTTTAAATGGGCTGATAAAGATAACTATAAAGAAACCCGTACCTTCCAGAAGTACTCTCTCAGCGATGACCCTGATAAGTGGCAGCCAACGCCACCGGCTTATATTGAAGCCATCGAACCCCACTGGGCTAAAATCAGACCGTTCATTATCGATTCAGCCTCTCAGTTTAAGCCAGAGCCTCCAACGGCGTACGACATGACTGAGGGAAGTCCGTTCTATAAAGAAGCTTATGAGGTTTATGAGACAGGAAAAAAGCTCGATGCAGAACAAAGGGAAATTGCCAGCTTCTGGGACTGCAACCCGTATGTAATGAACGTACACGGTCACGTGATGTTTGCTACCAAAAAAATTACCCCTGGAGGCCACTGGATAGGTATAGCAAAAATTGCCAGCCAGGTATCGCAGGCGGACCTGATGAAAAGCTCACAAGCCTATGCACTTACCTCCATTGCCCTTGCTGATGGGTTTATCAGCTGTTGGGACGAGAAATACAGAAGTAACCTGGTACGTCCCGAAACTGTGATCAACAAATTTATCGATGAGGATTGGGCCCCTTTGCTGCAAACACCGCCTTTTCCCGAATACTCCAGCGGCCATAGTGTTATCTCAGGAGCTGCGGGCGTAGCGCTAACCTCCATTTACGGAGAGTCTTTCCATTTTACTGACAGCACTGAGGCCAAATACGGCCTGGCAATCAGAGAATTTGATTCATTTACAGAGGCTTCCGACGAGGCTGCGATCAGCAGGCTTTATGGAGGCATACACTATATGCCGGCCATTAGAAATGGTGTGAAGCAGGGCAGAGCATTGGGACGGTTTGTTGTTGAAAATATTCAAATGACCAAACCCGAAGAAAAACCTAAAGCGACGGCCAGCAAATAAATCCTGACCATATTTAAAATAAGACCAATATGAAGCGAATCCCCTACTTGTATAAGGCAATAATTGTCTCGTTGGCTGTTTTGTCGGCATGTAACCAGGCTGCGGAACAGAAGAGCGAGCAGTTTGATTTTTATCAGTCCCCATTTTTTAAAGAAGTGCAGCTTTCCGGCATTTTTCCGGATTCCAAAACCTTTGTAGACTGTATTCCGAAGCAGCCTCTTGGTGAGATCAATAATTTGTACGAGGCAAAGAAAGGGGAAGAAGGGTTCGTGCTGAGAGACTTTGTCTTGCAACATTTCGAACTACCGGTAACCCCCGTAACCGGTTTTAAGTCAGATACCTCCAAAACCGTTGTGGAGCATTGCACTGACCTCTGGCCTGTACTTACCCGTCAGCCCGATGAGTACGATCCGTTATCATCTTTGATACCGCTGCCGGAGTCTTACATTGTGCCGGGCGGACGATTCAGAGAGATATACTACTGGGATAGTTACTTTACCATGGAAGGACTGGTGGAGTCTGGCCAGGCAGAGATGGCAGTAAATATGGTTGATAATTTCTCCTTTCTTATCGACTCCATCGGCTTTATTCCCAATGGAAACAGAAACTACTATGTAGGAAGGTCTCAGCCTCCTTTTTACTCGCTGATGGTTGATCTTGTAGCATCCGGACAGCGTGAGCAGTTTATAGGTTATCTGCCTCAGTTACTTGCAGAGTACAACTTCTGGATGAACGGAGCAGACACCCTAAAGAGCAATTACCCTGCACATCAGAGAGTAGTTTTAATGCCCGATGGCAGTTTGCTAAACAGGTACTGGGATAACTATGCCTTGCCGAGACCGGAGTCATTCAAACCGGACTACGAACTTGTTCATGAAAACAATCTCTCTGCTGAAACCACCTATCGCCACCTGAGAGCCGGGGCAGAGTCAGGATGGGACTACAGCAGCCGGTGGTTTGAAGACCACAAATCACTTAAAAGCATTCATACAACAGACATCATTCCAGTCGACCTTAATGCCTTACTCTATCACCTCGAATTGAAGATTGCTCAGGGATATAACTGGAAAGGGGATTTGCAGAATGCTGACCTCTTCCTCAATAAAGCTGAAAAAAGAAAGCTGGCCATCAACAAATACCTATGGGATGAAGCCGACCAGTTTTATGTGGATTATGACTTCGTGAAAGGCCGGAAAACGGGAGTATTGTCACTTGCCGGTGCCTATCCTCTTTTCTTTAGACTGGCCACAAAAGCCCAGGCCAAGCCTGTGGCAGAACGACTACTGTCTGACTTTCTGAAACCCGGAGGATTTGTAACTACACTCAATGAAACAGGGCAACAATGGGATGCACCCAATGGCTGGGCACCTCTGCAGTGGATTACAATCAACGGACTGTATTACTATGGCTATGGCGATGAAGGTAATGATGCAGCAGAAAGGTGGCTGAACAGAAACAAGGAAGTTTACAAAGCCACAGGCAAGATGATGGAAAAGTACAACGTGCTGGACACCATGCTACTGGCAGGAGGAGGGGAGTACCCTTTGCAGGACGGCTTCGGCTGGACCAACGGGGTGGCGATTGCCTTGCAGAAAATTTTGTCAGACAGAGACACTGTCAGTGCTATGAAAGCCATGGCGCCCCAAAAGGCCAGCATGCAATAATTTTATCGTTGAAAGCAATTAAAAGCTGTATCAAAATCTTAGCGATCATCTGAAATTACCAATCAGCTGACTGTTGAAATTTTGATACAGCTTTTGCGAAATGATTAATGACGTACTTTACAAAGCAGGTAAAATATTCCACCCATATAGATCTCTTAATTCCGCTAATTTGGCGAGGGAAGAACCTGAAGGCGGGCCTATAGGGGCTCCTGTCTCATTATACCATATAAGACTGTATATGAAATACCCGTTCATTTCATCATTTAAAACAGCATTCTGATAAACCTTGTCGACTATATCATCAATATCAGTTGTATTCAACAAGTTAGGTCCACTTACCATGATGTTATTGATAAAGTTTATGTCAGGCAATATAAGCTCCTCTAATTGCGGAATTCCGGCCATATTTACATGTTTCAGTTTTTCGCAATGGCTAAGATCAACCGAGGACGGGCCTCTGGTAAGTCCGAGACTTAGATCCGAGAGTGATGTTAATCCGCTAAAATCTATTTCATCGACCATACCACCATTGTAATATGAGTAAAACTGCTCTATCAAATGTATATCACCGGTAATGGTTATCAGGAAATTGCCCTCAGAAGAATAACTATGCTGTATTTCTGACTGGGTTACATCGTTACTCAATGCGTGAGTGGTTGACGTGCCGTCCCCAAAATCTATGTTAAGGTGGCCGGAATCACCATTTAATGATATACTGAATATATTGCTAAAGGAAAAATCAATATATGCTAACATGGTAAAAGACTTTTGGAGTTTTACCTCCAGCAACATATCATCACCGAGAGAGTCAATAAGCTGACTATAATCGAAGTCTTTCACATAAGAAGCATAACCTGTTTTATTTATTTCAATAGTATAGTCAGCGTCTTCCTCACCCGGAAAAGAAATGAGGCTTATCTTTTGAGAGCTGAGTGAAAACCCTTTGATTCTGTCGCCATTATGATAGATGTAACCATAGGCATTAGTAGGTAAGGCCGGATCATCTGCCGCGAAAGCTGCTACGCGGAGGGGGTTGACAACCTGCCCAGTGAAAGATGCATAGCCAAAATCCCGGGGAGAGTAAGGTGCAGCCTTTATTACCTGGAGGTCATGATGAAACACATCATCTTTTCCAATGTAAAACTGATGAGGAAGGGGTTTGGAAACTGCCTTTTCAAGAGCTGAACCAGCTTTAGGTACTGCATAGACTACTTTATTTGATGCACTGACCAAAAGGAAATCTGTAATTATATGAGTTCCTTTTGGTAGTGCCACAGCTTTTGCTATATAGCTGTCTCCCATTTTATACAGCTCAATTTTTTCCATGTCCAGATGGGGTTCACCACCTGCTAGCGGTATTACATTGATTACCAGATGCGTGGGTTCTTCAACATCATCGTGGGTTCTCCCATTGATATCTGAAGCACTTAAAGTACCCGAGAACTGAACATTGACCAAACCTGCCGGTTGAGCGTGTTCTTCATCATCACATGATGACAATATGCCGCATAACAGAGCAGTCATTAAAATAAGAATTCTGGAGGTTTTCATAATTGGAGTGGTTAGGTGAATTATAAATTTAATATGTTTAATTATAAATTTACAAAATATTTGTATAGTATATATATTTAAGTTAATATAAACTTACACTTGAAAGATTTGAAAACCACTATAAATAATTATCAATTGAAATTGGGTAGGCGGGTGAAAATAAGCAGACAATCTGCAGAAGCGGCAGCCAGATAGCGTCCAGTAATCAGTGAACTGTTATAGAGTAACCAAGTGAACTTTCAACCAGTAATCAGAAACCAGAAAAC
This region of Fulvivirga ulvae genomic DNA includes:
- the treF gene encoding alpha,alpha-trehalase TreF — translated: MKRIPYLYKAIIVSLAVLSACNQAAEQKSEQFDFYQSPFFKEVQLSGIFPDSKTFVDCIPKQPLGEINNLYEAKKGEEGFVLRDFVLQHFELPVTPVTGFKSDTSKTVVEHCTDLWPVLTRQPDEYDPLSSLIPLPESYIVPGGRFREIYYWDSYFTMEGLVESGQAEMAVNMVDNFSFLIDSIGFIPNGNRNYYVGRSQPPFYSLMVDLVASGQREQFIGYLPQLLAEYNFWMNGADTLKSNYPAHQRVVLMPDGSLLNRYWDNYALPRPESFKPDYELVHENNLSAETTYRHLRAGAESGWDYSSRWFEDHKSLKSIHTTDIIPVDLNALLYHLELKIAQGYNWKGDLQNADLFLNKAEKRKLAINKYLWDEADQFYVDYDFVKGRKTGVLSLAGAYPLFFRLATKAQAKPVAERLLSDFLKPGGFVTTLNETGQQWDAPNGWAPLQWITINGLYYYGYGDEGNDAAERWLNRNKEVYKATGKMMEKYNVLDTMLLAGGGEYPLQDGFGWTNGVAIALQKILSDRDTVSAMKAMAPQKASMQ